A genome region from Vanessa cardui chromosome 24, ilVanCard2.1, whole genome shotgun sequence includes the following:
- the LOC124540223 gene encoding activin receptor type-1 yields MADVVIVRYLFTFLLLNACHAGLPGLDNMEQEGASITQADNHIRDDLMSIDKKMMVQQPRRKFQKRYKCHQCESPECGAEGAGGAGGGSSQVCEEALYCFKSTVRASDGALRHSRGCSSKRDHYQFTCRTTNNAQRPRKRHAGQLNITCCQGNMCNDGSFPSLSPADMAVEPLSSGAWKLWLSVVLSVLAVSVIGAMAIMLLRRSHRLRVSRAAQKLGADSNYFSSNMFSPHVTSAFYEGLEGSQNGGGLHAVAAGDSTLREYLECSVTSGSGSGLPLMVQRTLAKQVSLIERIGKGRYGEVWRGSWYADSVAVKIFFSRDEASWRRETEIYSTVLLRHDNILAYIGSDMTSRNSCTQLWLITHFHPLGSLYEHLSRTTLTRNQMMLICLSIVNGLLHLHTDIHGTQGKPAIAHRDIKSKNILVKVNGECCIADLGLAVTRRHVAAGALRDARQGTKRYMSPEVLDQSMNLQCFESYRRCDIYALALVLWETCRRVSPAREHSPPYHDLAPADPSFDEMRKIVCVDNERPDPPDDPHPTMVGMANLMRECWHQNPSVRLPALRIKKTLLKLAANDNSIRLNEDNEVYV; encoded by the exons ATGGCGGACGTTGTCATAGTGCGATACTTGTtcacatttttacttttaaatgctTGCCATG CGGGACTTCCAGGCTTGGACAATATGGAGCAAGAAGGAGCATCAATCACACAAGCTGACAATCACATTAGAGATGATCTCATGTCTATCGATAAAAAGATGATGGTTCAACAGCCGAG GAGGAAATTTCAAAAAAG GTACAAGTGCCACCAGTGCGAGTCGCCGGAGTGCGGCGCGGAGGgtgcggggggcgcggggggcgggTCGTCGCAGGTGTGCGAGGAGGCGCTGTACTGCTTCAAGTCGACGGTGCGCGCGTCGGACGGCGCGCTGCGGCACTCGCGCGGATGCTCCTCCAAGCGCGACCACTACCAGTTCACATGCCGCACCACCAACAACGCGCAGAG gcCTCGAAAACGTCACGCCGGCCAGTTGAACATAACATGCTGCCAGGGCAACATGTGTAACGACGGCAGCTTCCCGTCGCTGTCCCCCGCCGACATGGCCGTGGAACCGCTGAGCAGTGGAGCGTGGAAGCTGTGGTTGAGTGTGGTGCTATCGGTTCTGGCCGTGAGCGTTATAGGCGCCATGGCCATAATGCTGCTGAGGAGGAGTCACAG ATTGCGAGTGTCCCGGGCTGCGCAGAAGCTGGGGGCGGATTCGAATTACTTCTCGTCCAACATGTTCAGTCCGCACGTGACGAGCGCTTTTTACGAAG GTCTAGAAGGATCACAGAACGGAGGCGGTCTGCATGCTGTAGCAGCAGGCGACTCCACGCTCAGAGAATACTTGGAGTGTTCGGTGACAAGTGGTTCTGGCTCCGGGCTGCCACTCATGGTGCAGAGGACACTGGCCAAGCAGGTGTCTCTGATCGAACGGATTGGCAAA ggTCGATACGGTGAAGTATGGCGGGGCTCGTGGTACGCGGACAGTGTGGCTGTGAAGATATTCTTCTCGCGGGACGAGGCCAGCTGGAGGAGGGAGACGGAGATATACAGTACTGTCCTGCTCAGACACGACAACATACTCGCTTACATCGGCAGTGACATGACCAGTAGGAACAGTTGTACACAG TTATGGCTAATCACACACTTCCATCCGCTTGGCTCTCTGTACGAGCACCTCAGTAGAACGACGCTGACGAGGAATCAAATGATGTTGATATGTCTCTCCATTGTCAATGGCCTTTTACATCTACACACAGACATACATGGAACACAG GGGAAACCCGCCATAGCGCATCGGGATATCAAGTCCAAGAATATCTTGGTGAAGGTGAACGGTGAATGCTGCATCGCCGACCTGGGGCTCGCTGTGACCCGGCGACACGTGGCCGCCGGAGCCCTGCGGGACGCCCGCCAGGGCACCAAGCGTTACATGAGTCCGGAGGTGCTCGATCAGAG TATGAACCTGCAATGCTTCGAGTCGTACCGCCGCTGTGACATCTACGCGCTGGCGTTGGTGCTGTGGGAGACGTGTCGCCGTGTGAGCCCCGCGCGCGAGCATAGCCCGCCATACCACGACCTGGCGCCCGCCGATCCCAGCTTCGACGAGATGCGGAAGATCGTGTGCGTCGACAATGAGCGGCCCGATCCACCCGACGACCCACATCcg ACAATGGTAGGAATGGCTAACCTCATGCGAGAGTGCTGGCATCAA